A single window of Helicobacter pylori DNA harbors:
- a CDS encoding cupin domain-containing protein produces MEVVHFLEGVCFEKLHIEALSENSSNKEMRICMPKGAVMDKHKAPGAISVQVLEGKIVFEVGDEKIEMPKGALISLEAQVSHRLDALENSVIRLSLSKK; encoded by the coding sequence ATGGAAGTGGTTCATTTTTTAGAGGGCGTTTGTTTTGAAAAGCTCCACATTGAAGCGTTGAGTGAAAATTCTTCCAATAAGGAAATGCGCATTTGCATGCCCAAAGGAGCTGTCATGGACAAACACAAGGCCCCGGGAGCTATCAGCGTGCAGGTTTTAGAGGGCAAAATCGTTTTTGAAGTGGGAGATGAGAAAATAGAAATGCCAAAGGGGGCGTTAATCAGCCTAGAAGCCCAAGTTTCGCATCGTTTGGACGCTTTAGAAAATAGCGTTATAAGGCTATCTTTGAGTAAAAAATAA
- a CDS encoding FecCD family ABC transporter permease: MLKTYHIALACVILAVVVLLFGGESLSLEEWQEVYLNVKNHFLHNEELSSLSVIILEIRLPRVILALLVGASLSGSGVVMQTIFRNPLVDPFLLGISSGAMLGVAMAIAVVESNIAILAFFGAILASLAVLAMNRVLGNSVLSLVLSGVVLSAFLSALAGAIKFFVIPQKAQAIVVWLLGSLSLSSYKDCLIAFIGLSLGFIPLFLLRWRINLLSLSDAQSLSLGINPVLLRSLCLVCVSVASALAVSVSGTIGWIGLVIPHVARLFFGANLQKLLLSSLLMGAFFLLLADVVAKTITPYDLPVGIATSVLGAPFFLWLLFRTRGV; encoded by the coding sequence ATGCTTAAAACCTATCATATCGCCTTAGCTTGCGTGATTTTAGCGGTGGTGGTGCTGTTGTTTGGGGGGGAGTCCTTGAGTTTAGAAGAATGGCAAGAAGTGTACCTTAATGTGAAAAACCACTTTTTACACAATGAAGAACTGAGCTCTTTAAGTGTTATTATTTTAGAAATACGATTACCACGAGTGATTTTAGCGCTCTTAGTGGGGGCGAGTTTGTCCGGGAGTGGGGTGGTGATGCAAACGATCTTTAGAAACCCCTTAGTCGACCCCTTTTTATTAGGGATTTCTAGCGGGGCGATGCTAGGCGTGGCGATGGCGATAGCGGTAGTGGAGTCTAACATTGCGATTTTGGCGTTTTTTGGGGCGATTTTAGCCAGCCTTGCTGTTTTGGCGATGAATAGGGTTTTGGGTAATTCCGTCCTTTCGTTGGTGCTTTCAGGGGTGGTGTTGAGCGCGTTTTTAAGCGCACTTGCCGGAGCGATCAAATTCTTTGTGATCCCCCAAAAAGCGCAAGCGATTGTCGTGTGGCTTTTAGGGAGCTTGTCTTTGAGCAGTTATAAGGATTGCTTGATCGCTTTCATAGGGCTATCTTTGGGCTTTATCCCGCTCTTTTTGTTAAGGTGGCGCATCAATTTATTGAGCTTGAGCGATGCACAAAGTTTGAGTTTGGGGATTAACCCGGTGCTGTTGCGATCGCTTTGTTTGGTGTGCGTGAGCGTGGCGAGCGCTTTAGCGGTGAGCGTGTCCGGCACGATTGGCTGGATTGGGTTGGTCATTCCGCATGTAGCTAGGTTGTTTTTTGGGGCGAATTTACAAAAACTGCTTTTAAGCTCTTTGTTAATGGGAGCGTTTTTCTTGCTTTTAGCGGATGTGGTGGCTAAAACCATTACCCCCTATGATTTACCGGTAGGCATTGCAACAAGCGTTTTAGGAGCGCCTTTTTTCTTGTGGCTTTTATTCAGGACTAGGGGGGTGTGA
- the babA gene encoding Hop family adhesin BabA has product MKKHILSLALGSLLVSTLSAEDDGFYMSTGYQIGEAAQMVTNTKGIQQLSDNYENLSKLLTRYSTLNNLIRLSSDPSAINAARENLGASAKNLIGDKANSPAYQAVLLAINAAVGFWNVLGYATQCGGNGSKSSTSSTTIFNNEPGYRSTSITCGSNNLGIGVEGVMSIDNMKKLNEAYQILQAALKQGLGALKESNGTVSVTYSYTCSGEGNNNCDPSLFGIKGNNTNSDGRNGGSATKTQTIDGKTVTTTISSKVVDSNAPGNTSKVSYTEITNKLDGVPDSAQALLAQASTLINTINSACPWFHVTNQGGGPQMNPTSGGLCVFKDEISAIQKMITDAQELVNQTSAINTNEQTNPVGGSGGKPFNPYTDASFAQGMLANASAQAKMLNLSHQVGQAINPENLSGTFKNFVTGFLATCNNLSTAGTGGTQGSAPGTVTTQTFASGCAYVGQTITNLNNSIAHFGTQEQQIQQAENIADTLVNFKSRYNELGNTYNSITTALSNIPNAQSLQNAVSKKNNPYSPQGIETNYYLNQNAYNQIQTINQELGRNPFRKVGIVGSQTNNGAMNGIGIQVGYKQFFGQKRKWGARYYGFFDYNHAFIKSSFFNSASDVWTYGFGADALYNFINDKATNFLGKNNKLSVGLFGGIALAGTSWLNSEYVNLATVNNVYNAKMNVANFQFLFNMGVRMNLARSKKKGSDHVAQHGIELGLKIPTINTNYYSFMGAELKYRRLYSVYLNYVFAY; this is encoded by the coding sequence ATGAAAAAACACATCCTTTCATTAGCTTTAGGCTCGCTTTTAGTTTCCACTTTGAGCGCTGAAGACGACGGCTTTTACATGAGCACGGGCTATCAAATCGGTGAAGCCGCTCAAATGGTAACCAACACCAAAGGCATCCAACAGCTTTCAGACAACTATGAAAACTTGAGCAAGCTTTTAACCCGATACAGCACCCTAAACAATCTTATCCGATTGTCCTCTGATCCGAGCGCGATCAATGCGGCGCGTGAAAATTTGGGCGCGAGCGCGAAGAATTTGATCGGCGATAAAGCCAACTCCCCGGCGTATCAAGCCGTGCTTTTAGCGATCAATGCGGCGGTGGGGTTTTGGAATGTCCTAGGCTATGCCACGCAATGCGGGGGTAATGGTAGTAAAAGCAGCACCTCTTCAACGACCATTTTTAACAACGAGCCAGGGTATCGATCCACTTCCATCACTTGCGGATCTAACAACCTGGGAATTGGAGTGGAGGGTGTTATGAGTATTGATAACATGAAAAAGCTTAACGAAGCCTATCAGATCCTCCAAGCGGCTTTAAAACAAGGCTTGGGCGCGCTCAAAGAAAGCAACGGGACAGTCAGCGTAACCTACAGCTACACATGCTCAGGGGAAGGGAATAATAACTGCGATCCGTCACTATTTGGTATAAAAGGCAACAACACAAATAGCGACGGGCGAAATGGTGGAAGCGCAACCAAAACCCAAACCATAGACGGCAAAACCGTAACCACCACGATCAGTTCAAAAGTCGTTGATTCTAATGCACCAGGTAATACATCAAAAGTCTCCTACACCGAAATCACCAACAAATTAGACGGAGTGCCTGATAGCGCTCAAGCGCTCTTAGCGCAAGCGAGCACGCTCATCAACACCATCAACAGCGCATGCCCATGGTTTCATGTAACTAATCAAGGTGGTGGCCCACAGATGAACCCGACTTCAGGGGGTTTGTGCGTTTTTAAAGACGAGATCAGCGCGATCCAAAAGATGATCACGGACGCGCAAGAGCTTGTCAACCAAACGAGCGCCATTAATACTAATGAGCAAACCAATCCAGTGGGAGGCAGTGGAGGCAAGCCTTTCAACCCCTACACAGACGCTAGCTTCGCGCAAGGCATGCTCGCTAACGCTAGCGCGCAAGCCAAAATGCTCAATTTATCCCATCAAGTGGGGCAAGCCATTAACCCAGAGAATCTTAGCGGGACTTTTAAAAATTTTGTTACAGGCTTTTTAGCCACATGCAACAACCTCTCAACAGCTGGCACTGGTGGCACACAAGGTTCAGCTCCTGGCACAGTTACCACTCAAACTTTCGCTTCCGGTTGCGCCTATGTGGGGCAAACCATAACGAATCTAAATAACAGCATCGCTCATTTTGGCACTCAAGAGCAGCAGATACAGCAAGCCGAAAACATCGCTGACACTCTAGTGAATTTCAAATCCAGATACAACGAATTAGGGAATACTTATAACAGCATCACCACCGCGCTCTCTAATATCCCTAACGCGCAAAGCTTGCAAAATGCGGTGAGTAAAAAGAATAACCCCTATAGCCCGCAAGGCATAGAAACCAATTACTACCTCAATCAAAACGCTTATAACCAAATCCAAACCATCAACCAAGAATTAGGGCGTAACCCCTTTAGGAAAGTGGGTATTGTTGGTTCTCAAACCAACAATGGTGCCATGAATGGGATCGGTATTCAAGTGGGCTACAAACAATTCTTTGGCCAAAAAAGAAAGTGGGGCGCTAGGTATTACGGCTTCTTTGATTACAACCATGCGTTCATCAAATCCAGCTTTTTCAACTCGGCTTCTGATGTATGGACTTATGGCTTTGGAGCGGACGCCCTCTATAACTTCATCAACGATAAAGCCACTAACTTTTTAGGCAAAAACAACAAGCTTTCTGTGGGGCTTTTTGGCGGGATTGCGTTAGCGGGCACTTCATGGCTTAATTCTGAGTATGTGAATTTAGCCACCGTGAATAATGTCTATAACGCTAAAATGAACGTGGCGAATTTCCAATTCTTATTCAACATGGGAGTGAGGATGAATCTAGCCAGATCCAAGAAAAAAGGTAGCGATCATGTGGCTCAGCATGGGATTGAGTTAGGGCTTAAAATCCCCACCATCAACACCAATTACTATTCCTTTATGGGGGCTGAACTCAAATACCGAAGGCTCTATAGCGTGTATTTGAACTATGTGTTCGCTTATTAA
- a CDS encoding HypC/HybG/HupF family hydrogenase formation chaperone: MCLAIPSKVIAINDNVALLETLGVQREASLDLMGECVKVGDYVLLHIGYVMGKMDEKEALESIALYQEMIAKMNETHE; the protein is encoded by the coding sequence ATGTGTTTAGCGATCCCTTCTAAAGTCATAGCCATTAACGATAATGTGGCGCTTTTAGAAACTTTAGGCGTTCAAAGAGAGGCGAGCTTGGATTTAATGGGCGAGTGTGTTAAAGTGGGCGATTATGTGCTGTTACACATCGGCTATGTGATGGGTAAGATGGATGAAAAAGAAGCCCTAGAATCCATTGCACTTTATCAAGAAATGATCGCCAAAATGAACGAAACGCATGAATAA
- a CDS encoding SDR family oxidoreductase has product MGVGEKKESQKVAVITGASSGIGLECALMLLDQGYKVYALSRHATLCVALNHALCESVDIDVSDSNALKEVFSNISAKEDHCDVLINSAGYGVFGSVEDTPIEEVKKQFGVNFFALCEVVQLCLPLLKNKPHSKIFNLSSIAGRVSMLFLGHYSASKHALEAYSDALRLELKPFNVQVCLIEPGPVKSNWEKTAFSVENFESEDSLYALEVNAAKTFYASVYENALSPKAVAQKIVFLSMSQKIKARYLIGLKTQLLLALYQILPSSWYDSLFRLIVLKRKRDA; this is encoded by the coding sequence ATGGGCGTTGGAGAGAAAAAAGAAAGCCAAAAGGTGGCGGTTATCACCGGGGCGAGTTCTGGGATTGGGTTAGAGTGTGCGTTAATGCTGTTAGATCAAGGGTATAAAGTCTATGCGCTCTCTAGGCATGCGACTTTGTGCGTGGCGTTAAACCATGCGTTATGCGAGAGCGTTGATATTGATGTGAGCGATTCTAACGCTTTAAAAGAAGTGTTTTCAAACATCAGCGCTAAAGAAGATCATTGCGATGTTTTGATCAATTCCGCCGGTTATGGGGTGTTTGGGAGCGTAGAAGACACGCCCATTGAAGAGGTTAAAAAACAATTTGGCGTGAATTTTTTCGCTCTTTGTGAAGTGGTGCAACTCTGTTTGCCCTTATTGAAAAACAAGCCCCATTCTAAGATTTTTAACCTTTCTTCCATAGCAGGGCGTGTGAGCATGCTCTTTTTAGGCCATTACAGCGCGAGTAAGCATGCTTTAGAAGCTTATAGCGATGCCTTGCGTTTAGAGCTTAAACCCTTTAACGTTCAAGTGTGTTTGATTGAGCCAGGCCCGGTGAAAAGCAACTGGGAAAAAACCGCTTTTTCAGTTGAGAATTTTGAGAGCGAAGATAGCCTTTATGCGTTAGAAGTGAATGCGGCTAAAACTTTTTATGCGAGCGTGTATGAAAACGCCCTAAGCCCTAAAGCCGTGGCGCAAAAAATCGTTTTTCTTAGCATGAGTCAAAAAATCAAGGCCCGTTATTTGATCGGCTTAAAAACCCAATTATTGTTAGCGTTGTATCAAATCCTCCCGAGTAGCTGGTATGATTCTTTGTTCAGATTAATCGTTCTTAAAAGGAAGCGTGATGCTTAA
- a CDS encoding acyl-CoA thioesterase, which produces MPQIQSSHSSHFDFTIDTADRTKLLMSYLVVPTTANFNNVMHGGELLNLLDKVAYVCSTRYCAKGTVTLSVDGVTFKYPIPVGNLLTFLASINYVGNTSCEVGIKVLSEDIKTREITHTNSCYFTMVAVENGKPTPMPKYEPKTEVEIRRYEGALKRKEMRTRGYLKSGKHEGV; this is translated from the coding sequence ATGCCTCAAATACAATCATCGCATTCTAGCCATTTTGATTTTACTATAGACACAGCGGATCGCACTAAATTATTGATGAGCTATTTAGTCGTGCCTACAACCGCTAATTTCAACAATGTCATGCATGGGGGGGAATTATTGAATTTATTGGATAAAGTCGCTTATGTGTGTTCGACTCGTTATTGCGCTAAAGGAACGGTCACTTTAAGCGTGGATGGGGTTACTTTCAAATACCCCATTCCTGTAGGGAATTTGCTCACTTTTTTAGCCAGCATCAATTATGTGGGCAACACCTCGTGCGAAGTGGGGATTAAGGTTTTGAGCGAAGACATTAAAACTCGTGAAATCACGCACACCAATTCTTGCTATTTCACCATGGTGGCTGTGGAAAATGGCAAACCCACCCCCATGCCCAAATACGAGCCTAAAACAGAGGTTGAAATCCGCCGCTATGAAGGGGCTTTGAAGCGTAAAGAAATGCGCACACGAGGGTATTTAAAAAGCGGCAAACACGAGGGTGTTTAA
- a CDS encoding type II toxin-antitoxin system YafQ family toxin, translated as MLKIKHHVLYKKDFKKLVKNGFDDSVLNKVILTLRKKEPLSPQFQDHALKGKWKPFRECHIKPDVLLVYLVKDDELILLRLGSHSELF; from the coding sequence ATGCTGAAAATTAAGCATCATGTCCTTTACAAAAAAGATTTTAAAAAACTTGTTAAAAATGGGTTTGATGATAGCGTTTTGAATAAAGTCATTCTAACCTTAAGAAAGAAAGAACCATTATCCCCACAATTTCAAGATCATGCCTTAAAGGGAAAGTGGAAACCTTTTAGGGAATGCCACATTAAGCCTGATGTTTTGCTTGTGTATTTAGTGAAAGATGATGAACTGATTTTGTTAAGGCTAGGCAGTCATAGCGAGTTGTTTTGA
- a CDS encoding flagellar hook-length control protein FliK: MPSPVNPIHTNANALNGGAKNEVKDAKNAPKSASKDFSKILNQKISKDKTAPKENPNALKATPKDAKTLEKTPTLPHQHAQNPAKNQQAPTLKDWLNHKKTTAPHEAQHETHEHETNPKTPNETLSKNEKKPNEALSNAHQTNLTNKNPLTPTNRTNNAIKTQTTPTHNAKDPKTLKDIQALSQKHDLNASNIQAATTPENKTPLNASDQLALKTTQTPTNHTLAKNDAKNTANLSSVLQSLEKKESPNKEHANPLNNEKKTPPLKEALQMNAIKRDKTLSKKKPEKTQTKTQTTAPSATPENAPKIPLKTPPLMPLIGANPPNDNIPTPPEKEEKTKEISDNKEKTKEASNSTQSAQNAQASDKTSENKSVTPKETIKHFTQQLKQEIQEYKPPMSRISMDLFPKELGKVEVIIQKVGKNLKVSVISHNNSLQTFLDNQQDLKNSLNALGFEGVDLSFSQDSSKEQPKEPFKEPFKEQESSPLKENALKSYQENTDHENQETSMQITLYA; encoded by the coding sequence ATGCCATCTCCTGTTAATCCCATTCACACCAACGCAAACGCTTTAAATGGCGGGGCGAAAAACGAAGTTAAAGACGCCAAAAACGCCCCTAAAAGCGCATCAAAGGATTTCAGTAAGATCTTAAACCAAAAGATCTCTAAAGACAAAACCGCCCCTAAAGAAAATCCTAACGCTTTAAAAGCCACGCCCAAAGACGCTAAAACGCTTGAAAAAACCCCTACCCTACCCCACCAACACGCTCAAAATCCCGCTAAAAACCAACAAGCCCCTACCTTAAAAGATTGGCTCAACCACAAAAAAACAACAGCCCCACATGAAGCTCAACATGAGACCCATGAGCATGAAACTAACCCAAAAACCCCTAACGAAACTTTAAGTAAGAATGAAAAAAAGCCTAACGAAGCCCTTTCTAACGCTCATCAAACAAACTTAACCAATAAAAACCCACTAACCCCAACTAATCGCACTAACAACGCTATCAAAACCCAAACCACCCCAACCCATAACGCTAAAGATCCAAAAACCCTTAAAGACATTCAAGCGCTCAGCCAAAAACATGACTTAAACGCCAGCAACATTCAAGCGGCCACGACCCCAGAAAATAAAACCCCCTTAAATGCGAGCGATCAGCTTGCTTTGAAAACAACGCAAACGCCCACTAACCACACCCTTGCAAAGAACGACGCTAAAAACACCGCCAACCTTTCTAGCGTTTTGCAATCTTTAGAAAAAAAAGAATCGCCAAATAAAGAACACGCAAACCCCCTAAATAACGAAAAAAAAACGCCCCCTTTAAAGGAAGCTTTACAGATGAACGCCATTAAAAGAGATAAAACGCTTTCTAAAAAAAAGCCAGAAAAAACCCAAACTAAAACTCAAACTACAGCCCCAAGCGCGACGCCAGAAAATGCCCCTAAAATCCCTCTTAAAACGCCCCCTTTAATGCCTTTAATAGGAGCTAACCCTCCTAACGATAATATTCCAACGCCCCCAGAAAAAGAAGAAAAAACTAAAGAAATAAGCGATAATAAAGAAAAAACTAAAGAAGCTAGTAACAGCACTCAAAGCGCGCAAAACGCCCAAGCTAGCGATAAGACAAGCGAGAATAAAAGCGTTACCCCTAAAGAGACGATCAAGCATTTCACCCAACAATTGAAGCAAGAAATCCAAGAATACAAACCCCCCATGAGTAGGATCTCTATGGATTTATTCCCTAAGGAATTAGGCAAGGTTGAAGTGATTATTCAAAAAGTGGGTAAAAACCTTAAAGTGAGCGTGATTTCTCACAACAACAGCTTGCAAACCTTTTTAGACAACCAACAGGATCTTAAAAACAGCCTGAACGCTTTAGGCTTTGAAGGGGTGGATTTGAGCTTTTCGCAAGATTCTTCTAAAGAGCAACCCAAAGAGCCATTCAAAGAGCCATTTAAAGAGCAGGAATCAAGCCCCTTAAAAGAAAACGCCCTAAAAAGCTACCAAGAGAACACAGACCATGAAAACCAAGAAACGAGCATGCAAATCACTCTTTATGCGTGA
- the flgD gene encoding flagellar hook assembly protein FlgD: MAIDLAEVTGAKAAQERKKEQPTIANGLDKNAFMKLFLEQLKNQDPTAPMETDKIITQTAQLTQVEMQEENKKTMQEVASAMKSNKETNESLKDFQGALKDTMENLNKGMDDSLKANNALREVSALNSVSMIGKIAETDVSGANFDGNNKLSFSLFFDEKIDASKGVPAIQILNENNELVKTIPLKDYNGQKGYINFEWDGTNEKGEKVPKGNYKIKAEYNLDSQSKQYLQTRIGRGEVESVVFDKGKPMLRMGEMILPIDSAIEFYKPDQKPLEQKLSDQKPLDQKPIEQKLSDQKPLEQKLSDQKLLDQKLSDQKLLDQKPIEQKLSDQKPIDQKPLDQKSLDQKLSEQKPIDQKPQTPPKETA; encoded by the coding sequence ATGGCTATTGATTTAGCAGAAGTTACAGGAGCTAAAGCCGCGCAAGAAAGGAAAAAAGAGCAGCCCACCATCGCTAACGGGTTGGATAAAAACGCTTTCATGAAACTCTTTTTAGAGCAATTGAAAAATCAAGACCCCACCGCTCCTATGGAAACGGATAAAATCATCACCCAAACCGCACAGCTCACGCAAGTGGAAATGCAAGAAGAAAACAAAAAAACCATGCAAGAAGTCGCCAGTGCGATGAAATCCAATAAAGAAACTAACGAATCTTTAAAAGACTTTCAAGGCGCTTTAAAAGACACCATGGAAAACTTGAATAAAGGCATGGACGATAGTTTGAAAGCGAATAACGCTTTAAGGGAAGTAAGTGCGCTTAATTCTGTGAGCATGATAGGCAAAATCGCTGAAACCGATGTGAGCGGGGCGAATTTTGACGGCAACAACAAGCTTTCTTTTTCGCTCTTTTTTGATGAAAAAATTGACGCTTCTAAAGGAGTGCCAGCGATTCAAATCTTAAACGAAAACAATGAATTAGTCAAAACGATTCCTTTAAAAGATTATAACGGGCAAAAGGGGTATATCAATTTTGAATGGGACGGCACAAACGAAAAGGGCGAAAAAGTCCCTAAAGGCAATTATAAAATCAAGGCTGAATACAATTTAGACTCTCAAAGCAAGCAGTATTTGCAAACGCGCATTGGTAGGGGCGAAGTGGAAAGCGTGGTTTTTGATAAAGGCAAGCCCATGTTAAGAATGGGCGAAATGATTTTACCTATAGACAGCGCGATAGAGTTTTACAAACCGGATCAAAAACCGCTTGAACAGAAACTCTCGGATCAAAAACCGCTTGATCAAAAACCGATTGAACAAAAACTCTCGGATCAAAAACCGCTTGAACAGAAACTCTCGGATCAAAAACTGCTTGATCAGAAACTCTCGGATCAAAAACTGCTTGATCAAAAACCGATTGAACAAAAACTCTCGGATCAAAAACCCATTGATCAAAAACCCCTTGATCAAAAATCGCTTGATCAAAAACTCTCTGAACAAAAACCCATTGATCAAAAGCCCCAAACCCCCCCTAAAGAGACAGCATGA
- the hypD gene encoding hydrogenase formation protein HypD, with product MSVNHLISPFRDKQTLLALSNEIKKLAFKLEKKLVIMEVCGGHTHSIMKYGLLDLMPKNLEFVHGPGCPVCVMPRARLDEAYELAAIKDSIVLSLGDMMRVPGSYGSLIQAREKGLDARFLYSPMQALEIAKENPHKKVIYIAIGFETTTPMSASVLWNAKKEKIHNLFFHINHILVPPSVSAILKDPACRINALLAPSHVSVISGAQIYAPLIDRFKLPIVVSGFEPVDILESVLMLIKQALKKEAKLEIQYKRAVSYGGNTKAQELVNACMEVRENFEWRGLGNIKYSALKLKEAFASYDAEKVFKEYLSHKTSKENKACKCGEILKGIAKPLDCSLFATTCTPQNPIGSCMVSSEGACAAYYRYKRV from the coding sequence ATGAGCGTTAATCACCTCATTTCGCCCTTTAGGGACAAGCAAACCCTTTTAGCGCTCTCTAATGAAATCAAAAAACTCGCTTTTAAACTTGAAAAAAAATTAGTCATCATGGAAGTGTGCGGAGGGCATACGCATTCTATCATGAAATACGGGCTTTTAGATTTGATGCCTAAAAATTTGGAGTTTGTGCATGGGCCAGGGTGTCCGGTATGCGTGATGCCAAGAGCGCGCCTTGATGAAGCTTACGAACTCGCTGCAATCAAAGACAGCATTGTTTTGAGTTTAGGGGATATGATGAGAGTCCCGGGGAGCTATGGGAGTTTGATACAAGCCAGAGAAAAGGGACTGGATGCGCGCTTTTTGTATTCGCCCATGCAAGCTTTAGAGATCGCTAAAGAAAACCCGCATAAAAAAGTCATTTATATTGCGATCGGCTTTGAAACCACAACGCCCATGAGCGCTAGCGTTTTATGGAACGCCAAAAAAGAAAAAATCCACAACCTTTTTTTCCACATCAACCACATTTTAGTGCCTCCCAGCGTGAGCGCGATTTTAAAAGATCCAGCATGCCGGATCAACGCTCTTTTAGCCCCTAGCCATGTGAGCGTGATCAGCGGCGCTCAAATCTACGCTCCTTTAATTGATCGCTTCAAACTCCCTATTGTGGTGAGCGGTTTTGAGCCGGTGGACATATTAGAAAGCGTGCTGATGCTCATCAAACAAGCCTTAAAAAAAGAAGCCAAGCTAGAAATCCAATACAAAAGAGCGGTGAGCTATGGGGGGAATACAAAAGCGCAAGAGTTAGTGAATGCTTGCATGGAAGTTAGGGAAAATTTTGAATGGAGAGGGTTAGGGAATATCAAATATTCCGCCCTAAAGCTTAAAGAAGCGTTCGCCTCCTATGACGCTGAAAAAGTTTTTAAAGAATATTTAAGCCACAAAACCTCTAAAGAAAACAAGGCATGCAAGTGCGGGGAGATCTTAAAAGGCATCGCTAAGCCCCTAGACTGCTCGTTATTCGCCACAACTTGCACCCCGCAAAACCCGATCGGCAGTTGCATGGTCAGCTCTGAAGGGGCGTGCGCGGCGTATTATCGTTATAAGCGCGTTTGA
- a CDS encoding type II toxin-antitoxin system HicB family antitoxin, translating to MLINAVIEKDENGYFAFVPFLKGCVSQGKSYEEALRNIKEAIELYLGDLEADELAFLSKKNSVIAPIEIAFA from the coding sequence ATGCTTATAAACGCTGTCATAGAAAAAGATGAGAATGGGTATTTTGCTTTTGTCCCCTTTCTAAAAGGCTGTGTATCACAAGGGAAAAGTTATGAAGAAGCCCTAAGAAACATTAAAGAAGCCATAGAGCTTTATTTGGGAGATTTAGAAGCCGATGAGTTAGCTTTTCTTTCTAAGAAAAATTCTGTAATAGCACCCATTGAGATAGCTTTTGCCTGA
- the hypB gene encoding hydrogenase nickel incorporation protein HypB: MSEQRKESLQNNPNLSKKDVKIVEKILSKNDIKAAEMKERYLKEGLYVLNFMSSPGSGKTTMLENLADFKDFKFCVVEGDLQTNRDADRLRKKGVSAHQITTGEACHLEASMIEGAFDLLKGEGALEKSDFLIIENVGNLVCPSSYNLGAAMNIVLLSVPEGDDKVLKYPTMFMCADAVIISKADMIEVFNFRVSQVKEDMQKLKPEAPIFLMSSKDPKSLEDFKNFLLEKKRENYQSTHSF; this comes from the coding sequence ATGAGCGAACAACGAAAAGAATCTTTACAAAATAACCCTAATTTGAGTAAAAAAGATGTCAAAATCGTGGAAAAGATTTTGAGCAAGAACGACATTAAAGCCGCTGAAATGAAAGAGCGCTACCTGAAAGAAGGGCTGTACGTGTTGAATTTCATGAGCTCTCCAGGCAGCGGTAAAACCACGATGCTAGAAAATTTAGCGGATTTTAAAGACTTCAAGTTTTGCGTGGTAGAGGGCGATTTGCAAACCAATAGGGATGCGGACAGATTGCGTAAAAAAGGCGTGAGCGCGCACCAGATCACCACCGGCGAAGCGTGCCATTTGGAAGCGAGCATGATTGAAGGGGCGTTTGATTTACTCAAAGGTGAGGGAGCGTTAGAAAAAAGCGATTTTTTAATCATTGAAAATGTGGGGAATCTGGTTTGCCCTTCAAGCTATAATCTGGGAGCGGCGATGAATATCGTTCTACTCTCAGTCCCAGAGGGCGATGATAAGGTGCTAAAATACCCTACCATGTTCATGTGTGCGGATGCGGTCATTATCAGTAAAGCGGATATGATTGAAGTGTTTAATTTCAGGGTTTCTCAAGTCAAAGAAGACATGCAAAAATTAAAGCCTGAAGCGCCCATTTTTTTAATGAGCTCCAAAGACCCTAAAAGCTTGGAAGATTTTAAAAATTTCCTTTTAGAAAAAAAGCGTGAAAATTACCAATCCACGCATTCGTTTTAA